One stretch of Anabas testudineus chromosome 24, fAnaTes1.2, whole genome shotgun sequence DNA includes these proteins:
- the cpsf2 gene encoding cleavage and polyadenylation specificity factor subunit 2 produces the protein MTSIIKLTAVSGVQEESALCYLLQVDEFRFLLDCGWDENFSMDIIDAMKRYVHQVDAVLLSHPDPIHLGALPYAVGKLGLNCTIYATIPVYKMGQMFMYDLYQSRNNSEDFTLFTLDDVDSAFDKIQQLKYSQIVNLKGKGHGLSITPLPAGHMIGGTIWKIVKDGEEEVVYAVDFNHKREIHLNGCTLESISRPSLLITDSFNATYVQPRRKQRDEQLLTNVMETLRGDGNVLIAVDTAGRVLELAQLLDQIWRTKDAGLGVYPLALLNNVSYNVVEFSKSQVEWMSDKLMRCFEDKRNNPFQFRHLTLCHSLADLARVPSPKVVLCSQPDLESGFSRELFIHWCQDSKNSIILTYRTTPGTLARYLIDNPGEKMLDLEVRKRVKLEGKELEEYLEREKIKKEAAKKLEQEKEVDVDSSDESDMDDDLDQPAAVKNKHHDLMMKAEGSRKGSFFKQAKKSYPMFPAHEERIKWDEYGEIIRLEEFLVPELQATEEEKSKLESGLTNGDEPMDQDLSVVPTKCISSVESLEIRARVTYIDYEGRSDGDSIKKIINQMKPRQLAIVHGPPEASLDLAESCKAFSKDIKVYTPKLQETVDATSETHIYQVRLKDSLVSSLQFCKAKDTELAWIDGVLDMRVIKVDTGVMLEEGMKEEAEDGDLAMDIAPELDIDHNTTAAAAQRAMKNLFGEDEKELSEESDVIPTLEPLPPHEIPGHQSVFINEPRLSDFKQVLLREGIQAEFVGGVLVCNNMVAVRRTEAGRIGLEGCLCDDYYKIRELLYQQYAVV, from the exons ATGACGTCCATTATTAAACTGACGGCCGTGTCAGGGGTCCAGGAGGAGTCAGCTCTTTGTTACCTGCTCCAGGTGGATGAATTCCGCTTCCTCCTCGACTGTGGATGGGATGAGAACTTCTCAATGGACATCATTGATGCTATGAAACG ATATGTTCACCAGGTCGACGCTGTGCTTCTCTCCCACCCTGACCCCATACACCTGGGAGCTCTGCCATATGCTGTCGGCAAACTGGGTCTGAACTGCACTATCTATGCCACAATTCCTGTCTATAAGATGGGTCAGATGTTCATGTATGATCTTTATCAG TCTCGAAACAACAGTGAAGACTTCACACTCTTCACACTGGATGATGTGGACTCTGCTTTTGATAAAATTCAACAACTGAAATACTCCCAGATTGTCAACCTGAAAG GGAAAGGACATGGTCTCTCCATCACGCCTCTTCCAGCTGGTCACATGATTGGAGGGACTATTTGGAAAATCGTGAAGGACGGGGAGGAGGAGGTCGTTTACGCTGTGGACTTCAATCACAAGAGAGAGAT CCACCTGAACGGCTGCACACTGGAGAGCATTAGCCGTCCTTCCTTACTTATTACGGACTCCTTCAATGCTACATATGTACAGCCTCGTCGCAAACAGAGAGATGAGCAGCTGCTTA CTAATGTAATGGAGACCCTTCGTGGTGATGGTAATGTCCTTATTGCTGTGGACACGGCTGGTCGCGTATTGGAGTTAGCTCAGCTCCTGGACCAGATTTGGAGGACAAAAGACGCTGGGCTGGGAGTGTACCCACTAGCTCTACTCAACAATGTCAGCTACAATGTAGTGGAGTTCTCCAAGTCCCAG GTGGAGTGGATGAGTGACAAGCTCATGAGGTGTTTTGAGGACAAGCGAAACAACCCCTTCCAGTTTCGTCACTTGACCCTTTGCCACAGTCTAGCAGACTTAGCCCGGGTGCCCAGCCCAAAGGTGGTGTTGTGCAGCCAACCAGACCTTGAGTCTGGCTTCTCCCGGGAACTTTTCATTCATTGGTGCCAAGACTCAAAAAATTCAATTATCCTGACCTACCGCACCACACCAGGAACCCTGGCCCGCTATCTCATCGACAACCCTGGAGAGAAGATGCTGGACCTGGAG GTGAGGAAAAGAGTGAAACTAGAAGGCAAGGAGCTGGAAGAATACCTAGAAcgggagaaaataaaaaaagaagcagctaAGAAACTTGAACAAGAAAAAGA GGTGGATGTTGACTCCAGTGACGAGAGTGACATGGATGATGATCTGGATCAGCCAGCTGcagtcaaaaacaaacaccacGACTTGATGATGAAGGCAGAGGGGAGCCGCAAAGGCAGTTTCTTCAAACAAGCCAAAAAGTCTTACCCTATGTTCCCTGCACATGAGGAGAGGATCAAATGGGATGAATATGGGGAAATTATCAG GCTAGAAGAGTTTCTGGTTCCTGAACTGCAggccacagaggaagagaaaagcaaactTGAATCCGGGTTGACCAACGGTGATGAGCCCATGGACCAGGATCTCTCTGTTGTTCCCACCAAATGCATCTCCAGTGTGGAAAGCCTTGAAATTAG GGCGAGGGTAACATACATAGACTACGAAGGTCGCTCTGATGGCGACTCCATCAAGAAAATTATTAACCAGATGAAACCCAGACAGCTGGCAATTGTTCATGGGCCACCAGAGGCTAGCCTGGACCTCGCCGAGTCCTGCAAGGCTTTCAGCAAGGACATCAAAGTCTACACACCCAAACTGCAGGAGACTGTGGACGCTACCAGCGAGACACACATCTACCAG GTGCGGTTGAAAGACTCGTTGGTGAGCTCGTTGCAGTTCTGCAAAGCCAAAGACACAGAGCTTGCGTGGATCGATGGCGTGCTGGACATGCGCGTGATCAAGGTGGACACCGGCGTGATGCTGGAGGAGGGTATGAAAGAGGAGGCTGAGGACGGCGATCTGGCCATGGACATCGCCCCTGAACTCGACATAGACCACaacaccacagcagcagcagcacagcgtGCAATGAAGAACCTGTTTGGGGAGGACGAGAAGGAGCTGTCTGAGGAGAGCGATGTAATTCCCACGCTGGAGCCACTTCCTCCGCATGAG ATTCCCGGGCATCAGTCGGTGTTTATCAACGAGCCTCGCCTGTCTGACTTCAAGCAGGTCCTGCTGAGAGAGGGCATCCAGGCCGAGTTTGTGGGAGGAGTGCTGGTATGCAACAACATGGTGGCCGTCCGCAGG ACGGAGGCTGGACGCATTGGCCTGGAAGGCTGCCTGTGTGATGACTACTATAAGATCCGAGAGCTGCTGTATCAGCAGTACGCCGTGgtatag
- the LOC113149326 gene encoding NADH dehydrogenase [ubiquinone] 1 beta subcomplex subunit 1, whose translation MVNFVALAREHWVNILVPMGFVIGWYLDKQQDQKLTAFRNKSILFGREMKEGEEVTWK comes from the exons ATGGTCAACTTTGTAGCACTTGCACGTGAGCACTGGGTGAACATACTGGTGCCCATGGGCTTTGTTATTGGATGGTACCTTGATAAACAACAGGACCAGAAACTGACAGCTTTCAGAAACAAAAGTATTTTGTTTGGCAG GGAGATGAAGGAGGGTGAGGAGGTGACCTGGAAGTAG
- the riox1 gene encoding ribosomal oxygenase 1, protein MERKHMSAFALYQTLSTDLPTPAKKPSLQVAAKKKKKKQNGVAEKKVNTVKSQIKSEKKKIHKKPLKSSQIQEGCKGLTEEEECLNGDGEALDALLSDLARVNNSRERASKLFQWLISPLPAKAFFRDTWEKKPILVQRKNPDYYKGLFSTAEFDCILRQEDIQYGVNLDVTSYTNGKRETHNPPGRALPFTVWDFYESGCSIRLLNPQAFSSTVWNVLSILQEQFGSMAGANIYLTPPGTQGFAPHYDDIEAFVVQLEGKKHWRVYNPRTEDEVLPVLSSPNFDQAEIGKPILEVVLEAGDLLYFPRGFIHQGDCLPDAHSLHITISSYQKNSWGDLLHKLIPAALDIAMEEDVEFRQGLPLDYLTYMGVQNSDKDDPRRTKFFSRIESLMKKLTNYAPVDAAVDQKARDFLHDCLPPMLTPEELASSVQGAPARWECGQVMDVGAHINTETRVRVLRAGCARLCSDGEAVHMYYTTDNSRVYHKEELKSFEIKPEHTDAIEFLIHSYPKFVTVGSLPCDAAKEKVALAELLFEKGIIHTAEPL, encoded by the exons atggagagaaaacacatgTCAGCTTTTGCTCTGTATCAAACGTTGTCAACAGACTTGCCTACTCCTGCTAAGAAGCCTTCCCTCCAG GTAGCTgctaagaagaagaagaagaaacagaatggggttgcagaaaagaaagtgaacacAGTTAAATCTCAAATAAAatctgagaagaagaaaattcaTAAGAAGCCTTTAAAATCTTCACAAATACAGGAGGGCTGTAAGGGACTTACAGAG gaggaggaatgTCTAAATGGAGATGGTGAGGCTCTCGATGCTTTGCTGTCTGACCTGGCCAGAGTCAACAACAGCAGGGAGAGAGCGAGCAAACTGTTTCAGTGGCTCATCAGTCCCCTTCCTGCTAAAGCTTTCTTCAG GGACACATGGGAGAAGAAACCCATTCTTGTTCAACGTAAGAATCCAGATTACTATAAGGGACTCTTCTCCACAGCAGAGTTTGACTGCATATTAAGACAG GAGGATATTCAGTATGGAGTGAACCTGGATGTCACGAGCTACACTAATGGCAAGAGGGAAACGCACAATCCTCCAGGGAGAGCTCTGCCATTCACTGTGTGGGACTTCTATGAG AGTGGCTGCTCCATCCGACTGCTGAATCCCCAGGCTTTTTCCTCCACTGTGTGGAACGTGCTTTCCATCCTTCAAGAGCAATTTGGCAGCATGGCAGGAGCCAACAT ATACTTGACACCACCTGGAACACAAGGTTTTGCTCCACATTATGATGACATTGAGGCATTTGTGGTTCAACTGGAGGGAAAGAAACACTGGAGAGTGTACAACCCAAG GACAGAAGATGAAGTCTTGCCTGTTCTTTCAAGTC CAAACTTTGATCAGGCAGAGATCGGGAAGCCGATTCTGGAAGTGGTGCTAGAAGCTGGAGACCTCCTCTACTTTCCCCGAGGATTCATCCATCAGGGTGACTGCCTGCCAGATGCTCACTCCCTGCACATCACCATCTCTTCTTACCAGAAGAACAGTTGGGGAGATCTGCTGCACAAG CTCATTCCAGCAGCATTAGATATTGCAATGGAGGAGGATGTGGAGTTTAGACAGGGTTTACCTCTGGACTATCTCACATACATGGGAGTACAGAATTCTGACAAG GATGACCCACGCAGAACAAAATTCTTCTCACGAATTGAAAGCTTGATGAAGAAGCTAACAAATTATGCTCCAGTTGATGCTGCTGTGGATCAGAAAGCCAGAGACTTCCTCCATGACTGCCTACCTCCCATGCTGACTCCAG AGGAGTTAGCCAGCAGTGTTCAAGGAGCACCTGCTAGGTGGGAGTGTGGGCAAGTTATGGATGTGGGTGCACACATCAATACCGAAACCCGAGTCAGAGTCCTACGTGCTGGGTGTGCAAG GCTGTGCAGTGATGGAGAGGCTGTTCATATGTACTACACAACAGACAACTCCAGAGTTTACCACAAAGAGGAGCTCAAGAGTTTCGAAATAAAACCAGAG CACACAGACGCAATTGAGTTTCTGATCCATTCATATCCCAAATTTGTGACAGTGGGAAGTTTACCATGCGATGCTGCAAAGGAAAAG GTTGCTTTAGCCGAGCTGCTTTTTGAGAAGGGGATTATCCATACTGCAGAGCCTCTGTAG